The Anabas testudineus chromosome 11, fAnaTes1.2, whole genome shotgun sequence genome has a segment encoding these proteins:
- the col9a2 gene encoding collagen alpha-2(IX) chain, whose protein sequence is MAALSALLKTWVILQTLCLALAQVRGPPGPQGQPGPPGPSGTPGSDGIDGDKGPPGPPGPPGQKGEPGEPGPDGVPGENGIDGLIGAKGDRGPTGSPGPKGQPGPSGEPGPPGSGLPGLAGIPGPIGLPGEIGPTGQKGVMGPPGPPGLPGPPGKPGPPGKFIGGEEGSADFQCPLHCPAGPKGPQGLQGVKGHKGRAGVLGDPGSIGKLGPKGETGISGEQGIPGPPGPVGLRGYPGMMGPKGEAGPRGYKGINGPVGIPGPPGEEGPQGPPGDAGDKGDKGNRGIQGPQGAVGKKGENGLPGIDGKDGTPGIPGIKGSPGQAGRPGPPGPQGAAGLPGSPGAKGALGAKGEPGPRGHVGSSGAPGPQGEPGLPGEAGMEGVPGPKGDRGQRGPVGPQGIVGKPGNKGERGPIGVPGPQGLSGTKGDKGFQGKVGSKGDVGDPGVEGLAGEKGEKGLSGEPGPKGQQGIRGDPGHNGPTGDPGKPGDQGPAGLPGPRGLNGERGVPGMPGIQGSSGRDASDQHIIEVVLKMLQERLAAVAVSAKRAVLGGAGVMGPPGPPGPPGPPGTQGPHGLPGARGIPGIIGAPGQIGNTGLKGKRGPKGERGDPGKPHPGLPGPPGIQGIPGVDGVARDGKPGERGPQGSAGEAGRPGRAGSPGLPGYCEAAMCLAASAYTSPRLQEAGTIKGPNI, encoded by the exons aggGGTCCACCTGGACCTCAGGGTCAGCCCGGCCCACCCGGCCCCTCTGGCACCCCCGGGTCAGACGGCATTGAT GGAGACAAAGGACCTCCTGGGCCCCCTGGTCCACCA GGACAAAAAGGGGAGCCAGGAGAgccaggtcctgatggagtACCGGGAGAAAACGGCATTGAC GGTTTGATTGGAGCAAAGGGCGATCGAGGCCCCACAGGGAGCCCTGGACCTAAG GGTCAACCTGGACCAAGTGGTGAGCCAGGCCCTCCT GGATCTGGTCTTCCAGGACTGGCT GGCATTCCGGGGCCAATCGGTCTTCCTGGTGAAATTGGACCAACTGGACAAAAG GGTGTCATGGGACCACCTGGACCTCCAGGACTTCCCGGACCTCCTGGCAAGCCA GGTCCTCCAGGCAAGTTCATTGGTGGAGAAGAGGGCAGTGCAGACTTCCAA TGTCCTCTTCACTGTCCAGCAGGACCTAAAGGCCCCCAGGGACTCCAGGGAGTCAAG GGACACAAAGGACGCGCTGGTGTCCTGGGAGACCCTGGTAGCATTGGAAAACTG GGCCCCAAGGGAGAAACAGGCATTTCTGGGGAACAGGGCATCCCGGGACCTCCG GGCCCTGTGGGTCTCAGGGGCTATCCAGGAATGATGGGGCCCAAAGGAGAGGCA GGACCTCGTGGTTACAAGGGCATCAATGGACCTGTAGGGATTCCTGGGCCACCT GGTGAGGAAGGCCCTCAGGGACCACCTGGAGATGCAGGAGACAAGGGAGACAAA GGCAACCGAGGTATCCAGGGCCCACAGGGTGCAGTTGGCAAAAAGGGAGAGAAT GGTCTGCCGGGTATTGATGGAAAAGATGGCACACCTGGCATTCCTGGAATCAAG GGAAGCCCCGGCCAGGCTGGAAGGCCGGGCCCTCCTGGTCCTCAGGGAGCAGCA GGATTGCCTGGCAGTCCAGGGGCCAAAGGTGCACTTGGAGCTAAG GGTGAGCCTGGACCTAGGGGCCATGTAGGCTCGTCTGGTGCCCCCGGACCTCAG GGCGAGCCTGGTCTTCCTGGTGAGGCTGGTATGGAAGGAGTCCCTGGACCCAAG GGCGATAGAGGCCAGCGGGGACCAGTTGGGCCACAGGGGATAGTTGGCAAGCct GGAaataaaggagagagagggcCCATTGGTGTTCCAGGTCCCCAGGGCCTCAGTGGAACCAAAGGAGAcaag GGCTTCCAAGGAAAAGTCGGGTCAAAGGGAGACGTA GGTGACCCTGGTGTTGAGGGATTGGCTGGCGAGAAAGGCGAAAAG GGTTTGTCTGGTGAACCCGGGCCCAAAGGACAG CAAGGAATCAGGGGTGACCCTGGGCACAATGGACCCACCGGAGACCCTGGTAAACCAGGAGACCAGGGACCAGCTGGGCTGCCTGGTCCTAGGGGACTTAATGGAGAACGAGGAGTACCTGGCATGCCAGGCATTCAGGGATCATCT GGACGTGACGCATCAGACCAGCATATTATTGAAGTGGTGTTGAAGATGTTGCAGG AGAGACTAGCAGCAGTGGCGGTGAGCGCCAAGAGGGCTGTGCTTGGTGGTGCAGGTGTAATGGGTCCTCCTGGGCCTCCTGGACCTCCGGGACCACCTGGCACTCAGGGGCCCCATGGCTTACCTGGTGCTCGTGGTATTCCTGGCATTATTGGAGCGCCTGGACAGATTGGAAACACAGGACTTAAAG GAAAGAGAGGGccaaaaggagaaagaggagatcCAGGCAAACCCCACCCAGGACTCCCTGGGCCTCCAGGAATACAAG GTATTCCTGGTGTAGATGGTGTGGCTCGGGACGGCAAGCCAGGTGAGAGAGGACCTCAGGGGTCAGCCGGAGAAGCCGGTCGCCCCGGTAGAGCTGGTTCACCAGGTCTCCCAGGCTATTGCGAGGCGGCAATGTGTCTGGCTGCATCCGCGTACACCTCCCCGAGACTACAGGAGGCGGGAACAATCAAAGGACCCAATATTTAG